In Pygocentrus nattereri isolate fPygNat1 chromosome 30, fPygNat1.pri, whole genome shotgun sequence, the following proteins share a genomic window:
- the ackr3b gene encoding atypical chemokine receptor 3b: MAVNMNDLTELLDMLEQNFSFLDDNGSHVEAVVCPSAFSQRALLYTVSVLYIFIFLIGLAANTLVVWVNVRAGKQEHHETHLYILNLAIADLFVVATLPVSVSSLLQHGHWPFGDAMCKITHLVFSVNLFSSIFFLTCMSMDRYLSVVHFGNTPGQGKRRWIRQLICVGVWLLALLAAIPDTYFLQAVKSSHSESIVCKSMYPAESMREWMVGVQMSFIILGFAVPFPVIAIFYALLAKAVQSSADQEWRLGRRLIFTYIVVFLVCWLPYHGTLLLDTLALLNVLPLTCALENVLYVAMHLTQCLSLLHCCLNPVIYNFVNKNYRYDLMKAFIFKYSTKTGLARLIDASHASETEYSAVENQGPL, from the coding sequence ATGGCTGTGAACATGAACGATCTGACTGAGCTGCTGGACATGCTGGAGCAGAACTTCTCCTTCCTGGATGACAACGGCTCACACGTGGAGGCGGTGGTGTGTCCAAGTGCCTTCAGCCAGCGGGCCCTGCTGTACACCGTCTCTGTCCTCTacatcttcatcttcctcatTGGCTTGGCTGCCAACACCCTGGTGGTGTGGGTGAACGTGCGGGCCGGGAAGCAGGAGCACCACGAGACACACCTGTATATCCTCAACCTGGCCATTGCCGACCTGTTCGTAGTGGCCACTCTTCCCGTGTCCGTGAGCTCTCTGCTCCAGCATGGCCACTGGCCCTTTGGCGATGCCATGTGCAAGATCACACACCTGGTCTTCAGCGTCAACCTCTTCAGCAGCATCTTCTTCCTGACCTGCATGAGCATGGACCGCTACCTGTCTGTGGTCCACTTCGGCAACACCCCTGGCCAGGGTAAGAGAAGATGGATCCGACAGCTGATCTGTGTGGGTGTCTGGCTTCTGGCACTGCTGGCCGCCATTCCTGACACCTACTTCCTCCAAGCCGTCAAATCCTCACATTCCGAGAGTATTGTGTGCAAGTCCATGTACCCGGCCGAGAGCATGCGGGAGTGGATGGTGGGCGTCCAGATGAGCTTCATCATCCTGGGTTTTGCTGTCCCCTTCCCCGTCATTGCCATCTTCTACGCCCTCCTAGCAAAGGCCGTCCAGTCGTCAGCCGACCAGGAGTGGCGCCTAGGCCGGCGCCTGATCTTCACCTACATTGTTGTCTTCCTGGTCTGCTGGCTGCCCTACCACGGCACTTTGCTGCTGGACACGCTGGCCCTGCTGAATGTGCTGCCACTCACCTGCGCACTGGAGAACGTCTTATACGTGGCCATGCATCTCACGCAGTGCCTTTCGCTTCTTCACTGCTGCCTCAACCCTGTCATCTACAACTTCGTCAACAAGAACTACCGCTACGACCTCATGAAGGCCTTCATTTTCAAGTACTCCACTAAAACAGGTCTGGCCAGGCTGATTGATGCCTCGCATGCGTCTGAGACGGAGTACTCTGCCGTGGAGAATCAGGGACCTCTGTGA